In Odontesthes bonariensis isolate fOdoBon6 chromosome 22, fOdoBon6.hap1, whole genome shotgun sequence, one genomic interval encodes:
- the LOC142372819 gene encoding N-acetyllactosaminide beta-1,3-N-acetylglucosaminyltransferase 2: protein MGKCCKCNGRLLCMCLLPCMMTGHLLIYIMVSIFITISYAPPKITVHYIAPGISANTSAVASHPLGSFWNLRLEDSALWNRLQHAWDRQHNPILKGSVGLKYNTTGIMKKPKAQLLTEIEDECLSDCMSRKCSVPRVHDMNSFPEQMRAFIKSMHCREYPLLINQPGMCRRNDDSFGVDSPMLLMAVKSQVGHFENRQAIRETWGHSGLVKGESNKKGGLVRTVFLLGRQDSSTGPHPDLKNLLELENQKYGDILQWDFRDTFFNLTLKDLLLWQWLQQYCPTASFVFKGDDDVFVRTDALLDYLHRKREEHNLWRANRNETDMDLFVGDVISNAMPNREPSAKYYIPENFYKGAYPSYAGGGGVVYSGSLALRLREVSERVHLFPIDDVYLGMCLHRLGLSPSHHPGFLTFDLPVTDRGNPCAYRSVVLVHKRSPKEMLTLWKQLQNLHGQC from the coding sequence ATGGGAAAATGCTGCAAGTGCAACGGGAGATtgctgtgcatgtgtctgttgCCTTGTATGATGACCGGCCACCTTCTGATTTACATCATGGTGTCCATATTCATCACCATCTCCTACGCTCCTCCAAAAATAACAGTTCACTATATTGCCCCAGGGATTTCTGCTAATACTTCTGCTGTGGCCTCTCACCCACTTGGCTCTTTCTGGAACCTTCGTTTGGAGGACAGTGCGCTGTGGAACCGATTGCAGCATGCTTGGGACCGTCAGCACAATCCAATACTGAAAGGATCAGTTGGGTTAAAATACAACACAACTGGGATAATGAAGAAGCCGAAAGCTCAGCTTTTAACGGAAATCGAGGATGAATGTCTTTCTGACTGCATGTCACGCAAGTGTTCAGTCCCTCGTGTCCATGACATGAACAGCTTTCCAGAACAAATGAGGGCATTTATCAAGTCAATGCACTGCAGGGAGTACCCCCTCCTTATCAATCAGCCTGGTATGTGTAGGAGGAACGACGATAGCTTTGGAGTGGACTCTCCCATGCTCCTCATGGCCGTGAAATCTCAAGTGGGACATTTTGAAAACAGACAGGCCATCCGTGAAACATGGGGACATAGTGGTCTGGTGAAGGGGGAATCAAATAAGAAAGGGGGACTTGTGCGCACAGTTTTTCTGCTTGGAAGGCAGGACTCAAGTACAGGTCCTCACCCAGATCTCAAGAACCTACTTGAGCTTGAGAACCAGAAGTATGGGGATATTCTACAGTGGGATTTCAGAGacactttttttaatttgaccTTAAAAGACTTGCTGCTCTGGCAATGGCTCCAGCAGTACTGCCCCACTGCCAGCTTTGTCTTCAAAGGGGATGATGATGTCTTTGTCCGAACAGATGCCCTTCTGGATTACCTGCACAGGAAGAGGGAGGAGCACAACCTGTGGAGAGCCAATAGAAATGAAACTGATATGGATTTGTTTGTCGGGGATGTGATCAGTAATGCAATGCCAAACCGTGAGCCATCTgctaaatactacataccgGAAAACTTTTACAAAGGCGCGTACCCTTCTTATGCCGGTGGAGGAGGGGTGGTGTATTCTGGCTCACTTGCATTACGTTTGAGAGAAGTGTCTGAGAGGGTCCACCTTTTCCCAATCGACGATGTGTATCTTGGCATGTGCCTGCACAGACTCGGGCTCTCTCCAAGCCATCACCCAGGATTTTTAACATTTGATCTCCCAGTTACCGACCGGGGCAATCCCTGTGCATACAGATCTGTTGTGCTTGTTCACAAACGGAGTCCCAAGGAGATGCTGACTCTATGGAAACAGCTCCAGAATCTGCACGGTCAATGCTGA